The segment CATACTCCTCAGGTTGTGTTgcaatttttgttttcattttctcaaGTTCTTTAATTAATGGGCCATATGGGTTTGAATCAGGGAACTCCCTTCTCTCTTGTTTCTGATTATTGTgttctgtttttttgtgttctgGCCTGTATGAGTTTTTTTTGTTATCACTATATCTTTTTTGTAATCTACAGTCTCTCATGATATGGCCTGTATTCCCACATTTATAACATTTGCCATTAAATTTTGATTTACCCTCATTTTTCACAATCTCAGAAATTTTCCTGTGTGTTTTGTCATCTTTTGTATCTTGAATCCAATCTTTAAGTATATTTATAAATGTCTGGTATGAATTAGCATTTCTGAGAGCTACTTTTATGGAATAATCTACAGCAGTACATTTATTGGCCATGGAATATAAGAAATCTGTGTCATCATGAGACATGTTTGGGCAATTATAAGTTGCTCTATATAGTGACAAATAATCATTACAGAACAAAACTGGGTCATCGCCTCTCTTTAACCTAGAATTTTCTAATGCATTAGCACCTCTAGCATCACGACCACCCATGATGCGCTGCAATTCTTTTATTCTCTCAGCTACATTTCCCCAGTTTGTGTTTGAATCAGCTGTTATACCTCTGTGTGTGCCCACTGGTGCTTTTAATTGTGCGGCTAGCTGGTAAGGCAACCACGCTCTAAGTAAAGCACATGCATCTTTATTTCCCAAATTGTACTGTGTGATTACAGCCTCCAATTTATTAGATAAACTTATTGGTGATGCATTTGTATCAAATTTACCCAAAATTTGGCACAGATTAGTACGGTCTTGTATTGTGAGGGACACAGGGTTAGTAACACTATTCAGATTAGTTAGTGATTGAGGGGTCTTGTGTCTGAATTCTATTCGTTGTCTACTACCTATTGTTTGAGGAGTTAGAATAGGGGGAATTTGGTTTAAAGTTAACAAAGGACTGTCAGGGTTGCTAGAGGTCTGTTCATCTAAATCTATAGTTTGATTGTCAGTACCATCTACTTCTAAAGGATATAagaatagggggcgccctagagataatataatatgttaaataaagaTATAATGATAGATTTATTACTCAATATAGTGTGTAATGataatgtgtgtaatgtatatctaaAGTAGATAATCCAATAAGGAACAGTGTGATAAATACAATTTGTTATCACAATTGATACACtattattcaaatattaaaaacattaaaaactgtGAGAATGATTAAAGTCTTTAATCTTTGGATGGTAGACAGAGGAgatgcaaggcagcaatctgtggAGAACCCGGCCAGGATCCTAATAGGGTTATCTATAAACaagaagagagacagatgcgccacatggcccaatattgtttgatccacacaaATATACGTTCAAGTAGTATTATATTAGACTCACAATCTTgagagcactccaattagtgcattgggagcagtctgggatctatgacagtcacccagcagaccggcctcttagGGTTGATATGGATTTCTgtgataaagatacaaaaagacacagaggtgcctatatggcctagtacagtcttgcaCCCAGGAGCAGTGATGTAAGtaataagaaatatactcacatttggtagtgCATCCCTAGTGCATCCAGGATAGATTATATTCTGGAGGCTGATAGGATCTTGAAGGATGAGAGCTATTACAAATTATTAGCAAGAGATCCCACCCCCATTTATCAAAAACAACTTTTCTCCCTCCTAAAGGAAGGGTTTGATGAGGGTATTATATCTAAAAAAGAGAAGGAATACCTCTATCCAAAAAACCCCAGTGTGGCGTTTTACTATCATTTGCCTAAGGTCCACAAAAATACATCTCACCCCCCTGGTCGCCCGATTGTGGCAGGTATTGACAGCTTGACTGATCATCTTTCAGCTTATGTGGACTCCTTTTTGCAAAAACATGTTATTAATTTACCCTCATTTATTAGGGATTCTACAGACCTTTTGAATAAATTGAACAACTTAGGTATCACTAAAACCGATAACGAGTTGTGGTGGATTACAAGCGATGTTAGTTCGCTCTATTCCAATATCCCTCATGACAAGGGGTTATCAGTGATACAATTATATCTGACTACTGatatatatatgcctttaagaCAACAACATTTTATCAGTGAAATAATTTACTTTAtattacaccataattattttctttatcaaGGTCAGCACTATTTGCAaattaagggtacggccatgggcaccagattcgcacccagttttgccaatttatatatgggcaaatttgaggagacccacattTATGGGTCCCCtgtgggtgcgagtctggtgttctatggccgttacatagatgatcttcttatTCTGTTCAGGGCCACCTATGAGGAAGCCAATACCTTCACCATCTCACTTAATTCTAATGAATTTGATTTAGAATTTACCTCCAATATTCAATCTAACATAATTGAATTTCTAGATCTATCTTTGTCTTTTTCTACCACGGGTACAATTAagtcaaactttttttaaaaaagttgattgTAACAGCTTTTTAAATTTCAATAGTAAACATTATATCACCTGGAAGAAGAATGTGCTCTATGGACAATTTAGGCGAATAAGACGTAACTGTAGTACGGTTGAAAGTTATAAAAAGCAATCTTTGATTTTGAAGGATAGGTTTTTGGAAAAGGGCTATCCCCTGGATTTGATCCAGAAAGGATACCTTAGGGCACTACATGACGATAGGAATACTTACTTGACATCAAATAAGAATTATAAGAGGTCTAGGGACAAAATATCTGCTGAATACAATAAAACACCGGTATTCATTACCGGCTTTAATAGTAACTATCGTGAGATCCACAAAATTATATTGAGACATTGGCCTATAATTTGCGATGATCCGCATCTCAAAAAACTAATCCCTTCTAAACCTAGAATAGTCTATAGAAGGGCACCTACCCTTaaaaataaattggcccctagtaaGATCGTAAGAGACAAGATTATGGGTGTAAATCATCAGGTAGGCCTCAATAGGAATTTCCTAGGCAACTTCATTCCTCAAAGTGGGGTATACAAATGTATGAAGCGCAAATGCAATATGTGCAGAGTCATTGATAGTGGCACTAAAACATTCTCATCTCATCAAACAGGGGAACAATTTAAAATTAGTAAGAGGCTATCCTGTGAATCCACTTTTGTTGTTTATCTAGTAAACTGTttatgtggggcccaatatgtagaGCGCACCAACCGTACAATTAGAAAACGTTGGAGCGAACATATCTATAACATCAAGAGGAAATACCTCAAACATAGCCTCTCAAGACATTGTGCTTTTGCACACAAAGGAAGTGCAAAAACACTATCTATCTTACCCATTGAACAAATTTCTCGTAATAGCCATAACCCTCTTCTTAGTTTGCGCcgtagagagacttactggatacaCAAATTACATTCCTTGGTACCTGATGGACTAAATGAATGTGTAGATTTGGCTGCTTTTGATATATGATATAGGGACTCGAGAATAAACATAGTGTGCGTAGTCCCACTCAGTAACATCCATTTGATACTTATTGTAGTCAcggattttttccaaatttttactAAGGTAGACTATGGTGATTTGGCACGAGGGTGCCATCATCATTGTGCTCCCAATTGAACTTTTTGAGACATACTAATGGTTATCATATTAATGGAGGGGAGAGATCACCTGAACTATTAATTTGCTCCCTTACAAAATTGTCAGAGTTATTATGCACCCTTACACCCATCCCCCTGCCAATTGATTAGACTCATACACATATCCCCTGCATAGTGACATTATCCCCTTCACTTTGTATATGGCCCTCCAGTATATCGCTTTAGTCGCTATGCAATCTATCACCAATCTTCACAGTAATAAAATAGATTTTTGTACTTCTCCTAGCATAGTGATAATATGCCTATAGGTAATACTACTATA is part of the Bombina bombina isolate aBomBom1 chromosome 6, aBomBom1.pri, whole genome shotgun sequence genome and harbors:
- the LOC128664385 gene encoding posterior protein-like codes for the protein MDIVERYIKKYASATYKTCADDPLTHQFKDVFVQCDQQNNKSKHSFLSKKSEKEKLSNVLSMLLRMKEIAEKKEFEWYTERVQLREQLDKLEQSITVASASVMKNECECDVLSEEVDRLTELNSELEERLEECEEMCILREQLVSSMEEKEMQRENVVASLKAELLESKSQLLHKEQCILSLKAQGIQDKWRPLFLYPLEVDGTDNQTIDLDEQTSSNPDSPLLTLNQIPPILTPQTIGSRQRIEFRHKTPQSLTNLNSVTNPVSLTIQDRTNLCQILGKFDTNASPISLSNKLEAVITQYNLGNKDACALLRAWLPYQLAAQLKAPVGTHRGITADSNTNWGNVAERIKELQRIMGGRDARGANALENSRLKRGDDPVLFCNDYLSLYRATYNCPNMSHDDTDFLYSMANKCTAVDYSIKVALRNANSYQTFINILKDWIQDTKDDKTHRKISEIVKNEGKSKFNGKCYKCGNTGHIMRDCRLQKRYSDNKKNSYRPEHKKTEHNNQKQERREFPDSNPYGPLIKELEKMKTKIATQPEEYEIPLPTNPYRKQ